CGCCTCGGCCCCCACGTCGGCACCACCCGCTACCTCGACGGTCGTGGCCGCACCAAGACCGCCGACTACTGGCTGATGGAGGCGCTCGACGGCACCGACGGCTTCGAGCCCAACGCCGAGGTCGACGAGCTGCGCTGGCTCGACTCCGCCGAGGCGGCGGCGATGCTCAGCAACGACCACGACCGCGAGATCCTCGCCCGGGCCGCCGCCGACCCGCTGTCGCGCTGATCATCGGGGGATCGTGACCGGCGTGTCACCGGATACGCGCCCGCCTCCTGCGACAGTTCGACTGCGTCCCAGGTCCGCCGCCCGGCACGGACCGAACGATGAGAGAGGAGGTTGCCACCGTGATGATCCGTCGCGCCGCGTCGTGGATGGGCGAGACCGCAGTGGCCATGCTCCTCGCCCTCTGCGTCATCGCCGTGAGCATGCCCGTGACCACCGTCGAGGCTGCCCTGCGCTGAGAGCGCCCTAGCTCCTGGCCCGCTCCAGGAGGCGCTTGGCGATGATGATCCGCTGGATCTCGTTGGTGCCCTCGCCGATGCACAGCAGCGGCGCGTCGCGGTAGAGCTGCTCGATCTCGAACTCGCGGCTGAAGCCGTAGCCGCCGTGGATGCGCATCGCCTCGTTGACCGCCTCCATGCAGGTCTCGGTGGCGAAGAGCTTTGCCATCCCCGACTCGAGGTCGGTGCGCTCGCCGCGGTCCTTGGTGCGGGCGGCCTTCTGGGTGAGCAGCCGGGCGGCCTCGATCTTGGTCGCCATGTCGGCGAGCTTGAACTGGATCGCCTGGTGCTCGGCGATGGGCTTGCCGAAGGTCTGCCGCTCCTGGGCGTAGGCGAGGGCGAGCTCGAAGGCGCGCTGGGCGACCCCGACACCGCGGGCGGCGACGTTGATGCGGCCCACCTCGATCGCGGCCATCATCTGCTGGAAGCCGCGGCCCTCGACGCCGCCGAGGAGGTTGGCCTCGGGCTGCCGGTTGGCCTCGAAGACCAGCTCGGTGGTCTCCACGCCCTTGTAGCCGAGCTTGTGGATGTGCTTGCTGGCGCTGAGACCCGGGTACTTCTTCTCGGCGAGGATGCAGGCCATCCCCCTGTGTGCCGGCCTGGCGCTGGGATCGGTCTTCACCAGGGTGGCGACGACGGTGGAACGCTCGCCGTTGGTGACCCACATCTTGGTGCCGTCGATCACGTATTCGCCGTTGTCGCGCACCGCACGGGTGCGGATCGCCTGCACGTCCGAGCCGCAGTTGGGCTCGCTCATCGAGAAGGCGGCGTGGTACTCGCCGGTGGCCATCCTCGGGAGGAAGCGCTGCTTCTGGTCGTCGGTGCCGAACTGCTGGAGCAGGAAGGCGACGATGAAGTGGGTGTTGATCACCCCGGTGATCGACATCCAGCCGCGCGCGATCTCCTCGCAGACCCGCGCATAGGTCTCCATGTTCAGGCCGGCGCCGCCCCACGCCTCGTCGATCGCGAACCCGAAGAAGCCGAGCTCCTTCATCTTGGCGACGATCGCCTCGGGGTAGGTGTCGTCGTACTCGAGCCTGTGGGCCACCGGGATGATCTCGCGCTCGACGAAGTCGCGGACCAGGGCGATGACATCGCGCTGCTCGGTGGTGAGTCCGTCCAGGGTGCTCGCCATGTGGCTCCTCAACTCCCCTCAGCCGGCCGCGGCGGCCTGCCGGGGCTCGAGACCGGCCGCACGTCCACGCAGGTAGAACTGCGTCGCCATCTTGCGCGACGCCTCGTCGATCATCTCGTCGCCGAGCATCACCGCGCCCCTGCGCTCGACCTCGGTG
The window above is part of the Candidatus Dormiibacterota bacterium genome. Proteins encoded here:
- a CDS encoding NUDIX hydrolase gives rise to the protein MSEAPPEVRAAGAVVWRRGPGGHRRWAIIHRPRYDDWSLPKGKLEEGESLEEAAVREVREETGLSGRLGPHVGTTRYLDGRGRTKTADYWLMEALDGTDGFEPNAEVDELRWLDSAEAAAMLSNDHDREILARAAADPLSR
- a CDS encoding acyl-CoA dehydrogenase family protein, which codes for MASTLDGLTTEQRDVIALVRDFVEREIIPVAHRLEYDDTYPEAIVAKMKELGFFGFAIDEAWGGAGLNMETYARVCEEIARGWMSITGVINTHFIVAFLLQQFGTDDQKQRFLPRMATGEYHAAFSMSEPNCGSDVQAIRTRAVRDNGEYVIDGTKMWVTNGERSTVVATLVKTDPSARPAHRGMACILAEKKYPGLSASKHIHKLGYKGVETTELVFEANRQPEANLLGGVEGRGFQQMMAAIEVGRINVAARGVGVAQRAFELALAYAQERQTFGKPIAEHQAIQFKLADMATKIEAARLLTQKAARTKDRGERTDLESGMAKLFATETCMEAVNEAMRIHGGYGFSREFEIEQLYRDAPLLCIGEGTNEIQRIIIAKRLLERARS